One window of the Dreissena polymorpha isolate Duluth1 chromosome 5, UMN_Dpol_1.0, whole genome shotgun sequence genome contains the following:
- the LOC127880832 gene encoding uncharacterized protein LOC127880832 isoform X3 → MLPIMISILGVVMAKLQVNHMVQEDADGRLVHMDVIYDYGEKTVMVVIGDVSMYEKGITTVNFHDYNTGYGVLKEVNKKLCVMTRTPVPIQPEWKYQTGYTNEVHYHQLHSPKLLSHHDVANIGGQKLAEFCKDYVTVLAQIKHAKTETEVLTKRGTNWCLLSVCEHPLWENITHIFG, encoded by the exons ATGTTGCCAATTATGATTTCCATACTTGGGGTGGTCATGGCAAAACTGCAG GTTAACCATATGGTGCAAGAAGATGCTGACGGCCGTCTTGTGCACATGGATGTTATCTATGACTATGGAGAAAAAACAGTGATGGTTGTCATTGGGGACGTCTCCATGTACGAAAAGGGCATCACTACTGTGAACTTTCACGATTACAACACG GGGTATGGAGTTCTAAAGGAGGTCAACAAAAAGCTATGTGTTATGACAAGAACCCCTGTACCAATCCAACCCGAATGGAAATATCAAACG GGTTACACAAATGAGGTCCATTATCATCAACTGCATAGCCCAAAACTGCTTTCTCATCATGATGTTGCAAACATCGGAGGACAAAAACTCGCAGAGTTTTGCAAAGACTATGTCACTGTGCTGGCCCAGATTAAACACGCAAAAACAG AAACCGAAGTATTAACTAAAAGGGGAA CCAACTGGTGCCTGTTGTCAGTGTGCGAACATCCGCTCTGGGAAAACATTACACACATATTTGGATAA
- the LOC127880835 gene encoding uncharacterized protein LOC127880835, with the protein MSILPLIVLAVLASADAALKVNHLTQMDDRGRVVELDVMHDEEDQTIITVVGDVSKYENTDQTINLHDLKTGYGVLKNINEKLCTITKTPMKNIPFWKFEQGFTTEIHKHDLTYIRKQMTNKDVLELAGPKIAEFCKDYYSFQATVTPKRSVKAVTLVEQGREMWCVISHCLTTNSVADLVG; encoded by the exons ATGTCGATTCTTCCTTTGATTGTACTTGCCGTTTTGGCATCTGCTGATGCCGCGTTGAAG GTGAACCACCTGACTCAGATGGACGACCGCGGTCGGGTTGTTGAGTTGGACGTGATGCACGACGAAGAGGACCAAACGATAATCACTGTCGTCGGCGATGTCTCCAAATATGAAAACACCGACCAGACGATCAATTTGCACGACCTAAAAACG GGATACGGCGTTTTAAAGAACATCAACGAAAAGCTATGCACCATCACAAAAACGCCAATGAAGAACATTCCATTCTGGAAATTTGAACAA GGCTTCACGACAGAGATCCACAAACATGACCTGACCTACATCCGTAAGCAGATGACCAATAAGGATGTCCTGGAACTTGCCGGTCCAAAGATTGCTGAATTTTGCAAAGATTACTACTCGTTCCAAGCCACAGTGACACCGAAACGATCCG TTAAGGCAGTGACATTAGTGGAGCAAGGAAGAG aaatgtgGTGTGTCATTTCTCACTGCCTTACAACAAACTCGGTTGCAGATTTGGTTGGCTAG
- the LOC127880832 gene encoding uncharacterized protein LOC127880832 isoform X2, translating to MRMNNIAINTPNMLPIMISILGVVMAKLQVNHMVQEDADGRLVHMDVIYDYGEKTVMVVIGDVSMYEKGITTVNFHDYNTGYGVLKEVNKKLCVMTRTPVPIQPEWKYQTGYTNEVHYHQLHSPKLLSHHDVANIGGQKLAEFCKDYVTVLAQIKHAKTANWCLLSVCEHPLWENITHIFG from the exons ATGCGCATGAACAATATAGCAATT AATACACCAAACATGTTGCCAATTATGATTTCCATACTTGGGGTGGTCATGGCAAAACTGCAG GTTAACCATATGGTGCAAGAAGATGCTGACGGCCGTCTTGTGCACATGGATGTTATCTATGACTATGGAGAAAAAACAGTGATGGTTGTCATTGGGGACGTCTCCATGTACGAAAAGGGCATCACTACTGTGAACTTTCACGATTACAACACG GGGTATGGAGTTCTAAAGGAGGTCAACAAAAAGCTATGTGTTATGACAAGAACCCCTGTACCAATCCAACCCGAATGGAAATATCAAACG GGTTACACAAATGAGGTCCATTATCATCAACTGCATAGCCCAAAACTGCTTTCTCATCATGATGTTGCAAACATCGGAGGACAAAAACTCGCAGAGTTTTGCAAAGACTATGTCACTGTGCTGGCCCAGATTAAACACGCAAAAACAG CCAACTGGTGCCTGTTGTCAGTGTGCGAACATCCGCTCTGGGAAAACATTACACACATATTTGGATAA
- the LOC127880832 gene encoding uncharacterized protein LOC127880832 isoform X1: MRMNNIAINTPNMLPIMISILGVVMAKLQVNHMVQEDADGRLVHMDVIYDYGEKTVMVVIGDVSMYEKGITTVNFHDYNTGYGVLKEVNKKLCVMTRTPVPIQPEWKYQTGYTNEVHYHQLHSPKLLSHHDVANIGGQKLAEFCKDYVTVLAQIKHAKTETEVLTKRGTNWCLLSVCEHPLWENITHIFG; the protein is encoded by the exons ATGCGCATGAACAATATAGCAATT AATACACCAAACATGTTGCCAATTATGATTTCCATACTTGGGGTGGTCATGGCAAAACTGCAG GTTAACCATATGGTGCAAGAAGATGCTGACGGCCGTCTTGTGCACATGGATGTTATCTATGACTATGGAGAAAAAACAGTGATGGTTGTCATTGGGGACGTCTCCATGTACGAAAAGGGCATCACTACTGTGAACTTTCACGATTACAACACG GGGTATGGAGTTCTAAAGGAGGTCAACAAAAAGCTATGTGTTATGACAAGAACCCCTGTACCAATCCAACCCGAATGGAAATATCAAACG GGTTACACAAATGAGGTCCATTATCATCAACTGCATAGCCCAAAACTGCTTTCTCATCATGATGTTGCAAACATCGGAGGACAAAAACTCGCAGAGTTTTGCAAAGACTATGTCACTGTGCTGGCCCAGATTAAACACGCAAAAACAG AAACCGAAGTATTAACTAAAAGGGGAA CCAACTGGTGCCTGTTGTCAGTGTGCGAACATCCGCTCTGGGAAAACATTACACACATATTTGGATAA